The following coding sequences lie in one Haladaptatus sp. DJG-WS-42 genomic window:
- a CDS encoding ABC transporter permease — protein MSTEQSTSLASRIGGGLWYGYVGLVALFFMLPLFSLVIASFYDGQIFSFPYEFTTDWYAKALASSSVQSAVLTTAKITIPVTILSTIIGTAGALAYTRHEFAGQELFKIFALLPIFFPLILLGLGMSMWANLTGLGYGVLPAIIGELVWISPIVMFVVSITALSVDPNLEEAAKDLGADTVTLYKDVILPLVSDGIVSGAIFAFVLSWNNYYIVSYLKGSDITVTTWIHGRMTQGFTPIVPALASMIFYLSLTLLVIAVIIELRGDKIKAALSRD, from the coding sequence ATGAGTACCGAACAATCCACCTCACTCGCATCGCGCATCGGGGGCGGCCTCTGGTACGGCTACGTTGGACTCGTGGCACTGTTTTTCATGTTGCCACTGTTCAGCCTCGTCATCGCGTCGTTCTACGACGGCCAGATTTTCTCGTTCCCCTACGAGTTTACGACCGACTGGTACGCGAAGGCGCTCGCCTCTTCGAGCGTGCAGTCTGCGGTGCTGACGACCGCGAAAATCACCATCCCGGTGACGATTCTCTCGACCATCATCGGGACGGCTGGCGCGCTTGCCTACACCCGCCACGAGTTCGCGGGCCAAGAGCTGTTCAAAATCTTCGCGCTGTTGCCCATCTTCTTCCCGCTCATCTTGCTCGGACTCGGGATGTCGATGTGGGCGAACCTGACCGGGCTTGGCTACGGCGTGCTTCCGGCGATTATCGGCGAACTCGTCTGGATTTCACCCATCGTGATGTTCGTCGTCTCCATCACCGCGCTCAGCGTCGACCCGAACTTAGAGGAAGCCGCGAAAGACCTCGGTGCGGACACGGTGACGCTGTACAAGGACGTTATCTTGCCGCTCGTCTCCGATGGCATCGTGTCGGGGGCGATCTTCGCGTTCGTCCTTTCGTGGAACAACTACTACATCGTCTCCTACCTCAAGGGGTCTGACATCACCGTCACGACGTGGATTCACGGGCGGATGACCCAAGGGTTTACGCCCATCGTCCCAGCGCTCGCGTCGATGATTTTC
- a CDS encoding ABC transporter permease gives MSTIEKLQHQLGTAGDESILRTLARPPTVFMIPLTVLLVFMFIGPILSIVLYSMMPSNALSLNPATWTVANYAEIIGGVIDGTGVYGEVMSNTVLISVATTLATLVFSYPAAYALARKIKRFKLLFLLALIVPLFTSVNIRVFGWVLFLVKRGVLQSLLGQFGIATPSLLYQEWTIILGTTYVYMPFMLFPIYLSIGAISDETFEAARDLGASRYMLFRDIVLPMSKPGIIIGCLFVFVLSLGAEVEALLLGGGSIYTAANNISYSFGYSQNWPLGSAQAVGLLIITVIAGIVILRTIDLREIASRGS, from the coding sequence ATGTCTACGATAGAAAAACTCCAGCACCAGCTTGGCACTGCGGGCGACGAGAGCATCCTGCGGACGCTTGCCCGCCCGCCGACGGTGTTCATGATTCCGCTCACGGTGCTGTTGGTGTTCATGTTCATCGGCCCGATTCTCTCCATCGTGCTGTACTCGATGATGCCGAGCAACGCACTGTCGCTCAATCCAGCGACGTGGACGGTCGCCAACTACGCAGAGATTATCGGCGGCGTCATCGACGGGACGGGCGTCTACGGCGAAGTGATGTCGAACACCGTGCTCATCAGCGTCGCAACGACGCTCGCCACGCTTGTGTTCTCGTATCCGGCCGCCTACGCGCTGGCCCGCAAAATCAAGCGGTTCAAGCTGCTGTTCTTGCTCGCACTCATCGTGCCGCTGTTCACGAGCGTCAACATCCGCGTGTTCGGGTGGGTGTTGTTCCTCGTCAAACGCGGCGTTCTCCAGAGCCTCCTCGGGCAGTTCGGCATTGCGACGCCGTCGTTGCTCTACCAAGAGTGGACCATCATCCTCGGGACGACGTACGTCTACATGCCGTTCATGCTGTTCCCGATTTACCTCTCCATCGGCGCGATCTCCGATGAGACGTTCGAGGCCGCCCGTGACCTCGGGGCGAGCCGGTACATGCTGTTTCGGGACATCGTGCTCCCGATGAGCAAACCCGGCATCATCATCGGCTGTCTGTTCGTGTTCGTCCTGAGTCTGGGTGCCGAAGTCGAGGCGCTCTTGCTCGGTGGTGGGTCGATTTACACTGCCGCGAACAACATCAGCTACTCGTTTGGCTACTCACAGAACTGGCCGCTCGGGTCGGCACAGGCGGTTGGCCTGCTCATCATCACGGTCATCGCGGGCATCGTCATCCTGCGGACAATCGACCTGCGCGAAATCGCGTCACGGGGGAGCTAA